One Solea senegalensis isolate Sse05_10M linkage group LG3, IFAPA_SoseM_1, whole genome shotgun sequence genomic window carries:
- the lin7a gene encoding protein lin-7 homolog A isoform X2, translating into MATVVQPLTLDRDVARAIELLEKLQESGDVPGHKLQSLKKVLQSEFCTAIREVYQYMHETITVNGCPEYQARATAKATVAAFAASEGHSHPRVVELPKTEEGLGFNVMGGKEQNSPIYISRIIPGGVAERQGGLKRGDQLLSVNGVSVEGEHHEKAVELLKAAKDSVKLVVRYTPKVLEEMEARFEKLRTARRRQQQQLLMQQQQQQNLASQQNHMS; encoded by the exons ATGTTGCGAGGGCTATCGAGCTGCTGGAGAAGCTGCAGGAGTCGGGCGATGTCCCCGGCCACAAGCTCCAGTCTCTGAAGAAAGTCCTTCAGAGTGAATTCTGCACAGCCATCAGAGAG GTTTACCAGTACATGCACGAAACAATCACCGTGAACGGCTGTCCAGAATACCAGGCGAGAGCCACGGCGAAG GCCACAGTCGCGGCCTTCGCAGCCAGCGAGGGTCACTCTCACCCGCGGGTGGTGGAGCTGCCCAAGACGGAGGAAGGCCTGGGCTTCAACGTGATGGGCGGCAAAGAGCAGAACTCGCCAATCTACATCTCCCGCATCATTCCCGGAGGTGTGGCAGAGAGACAAGGGGGCCTAAAGCGAGGGGACCAGCTCTTGTCCGTCAACGGCGTG AGCGTGGAGGGCGAGCATCACGAGAAAGCGGTGGAGCTGCTGAAGGCTGCCAAGGACAGTGTGAAGCTCGTGGTCCGCTACACGCCCAAGGTGCTGGAGGAGATGGAGGCGCGCTTCGAGAAGCTGCGCACGGCCCGGCgacgccagcagcagcagctcctcatgcaacagcagcagcagcagaacctgGCCTCGCAGCAGAACCACATGTCGTAG
- the lin7a gene encoding protein lin-7 homolog A isoform X1 produces the protein MATVVQPLTLDRDVARAIELLEKLQESGDVPGHKLQSLKKVLQSEFCTAIREVYQYMHETITVNGCPEYQARATAKATVAAFAASEGHSHPRVVELPKTEEGLGFNVMGGKEQNSPIYISRIIPGGVAERQGGLKRGDQLLSVNGVSVEGEHHEKAVELLKAAKDSVKLVVRYTPKVLEEMEARFEKLRTARRRQQQQLLMQQQQQQNLASQQNHMSLLQKKKKK, from the exons ATGTTGCGAGGGCTATCGAGCTGCTGGAGAAGCTGCAGGAGTCGGGCGATGTCCCCGGCCACAAGCTCCAGTCTCTGAAGAAAGTCCTTCAGAGTGAATTCTGCACAGCCATCAGAGAG GTTTACCAGTACATGCACGAAACAATCACCGTGAACGGCTGTCCAGAATACCAGGCGAGAGCCACGGCGAAG GCCACAGTCGCGGCCTTCGCAGCCAGCGAGGGTCACTCTCACCCGCGGGTGGTGGAGCTGCCCAAGACGGAGGAAGGCCTGGGCTTCAACGTGATGGGCGGCAAAGAGCAGAACTCGCCAATCTACATCTCCCGCATCATTCCCGGAGGTGTGGCAGAGAGACAAGGGGGCCTAAAGCGAGGGGACCAGCTCTTGTCCGTCAACGGCGTG AGCGTGGAGGGCGAGCATCACGAGAAAGCGGTGGAGCTGCTGAAGGCTGCCAAGGACAGTGTGAAGCTCGTGGTCCGCTACACGCCCAAGGTGCTGGAGGAGATGGAGGCGCGCTTCGAGAAGCTGCGCACGGCCCGGCgacgccagcagcagcagctcctcatgcaacagcagcagcagcagaacctgGCCTCGCAGCAGAACCACATGTC GTTgctccagaagaagaagaagaagtga
- the myf5 gene encoding myogenic factor 5 — translation MEVFSPSQVYYDRACASSPDSLEFNSSMDLALSEEDEHVRVPGAPHQPGHCLQWACKACKRKSSFVDRRRAATMRERRRLKKVNHAFEALRRCTSANPSQRLPKVEILRNAIQYIESLQDLLREQVENYYGLPVESGSEPGSPLSSCSDGMVGSNSPVWQQMNAHYSSSYSYAKNESLGGKTAGASSLQCLSSIVDRLSSVESSCGPSAHRDTTTFSPGSTSDSQPCTPESPGSGPVYHVL, via the exons ATGGAGGTCTTCTCACCGTCCCAGGTCTACTACGACAGAGCTTGCGCCTCATCTCCAGACAGCCTGGAGTTCAACTCCAGCATGGACCTCGCCCTCTCAGAGGAGGACGAACACGTCCGTGTCCCCGGGGCGCCTCACCAGCCGGGCCACTGCCTTCAGTGGGCCTGCAAAGCCTGCAAGCGCAAGTCCAGCTTCGTCGACCGCCGGCGGGCCGCAACCATGCGGGAGCGCCGACGCCTGAAGAAAGTCAACCACGCTTTTGAAGCACTGCGGCGCTGCACCTCGGCCAACCCCAGCCAGCGCCTGCCCAAGGTGGAGATCCTCCGCAACGCCATCCAGTACATCGAAAGCCTCCAGGATCTGCTACGAGAGCAGGTGGAGAACTACTACGGCCTTCCGGTCGAGAGCGGCTCGGAGCCCGGGAGTCCGTTGTCCAGCTGCTCTGACGGCATG GTTGGCAGCAACAGTCCAGTGTGGCAGCAGATGAACGCACATTACAGCAGCAGCTATTCGTACGCAAAGAACG AGAGTTTGGGTGGTAAAACAGCCGGAGCCTCGAGCCTCCAGTGTCTCTCCAGCATCGTGGACCGCCTGTCCTCCGTGGAGTCCAGCTGTGGACCGTCCGCTCACAGAGACACGACCACCTTCTCCCCCGGCAGCACCAGCGACTCGCAGCCGTGCACGCCGGAGAGTCCCGGGTCGGGACCGGTCTACCACGTCCtgtga